From a region of the Corallococcus coralloides DSM 2259 genome:
- a CDS encoding GFA family protein, whose protein sequence is MPEKNDVIRTATCACGQVELEGRGPPIIHVECFCDDCQEGGRRIEALPNAPSPRGPLGGTDFLLYRKDRLRVSRGESLLSGFKLKDASETRRLVATCCNSGMFMDMGPGPHWYSVYGNRFTGELPPLELRTCTRFKPAGVELPKDVPNHPSFLSVRFMTKLFLAWIPMLLKR, encoded by the coding sequence ATGCCCGAGAAGAACGACGTCATCCGGACCGCCACCTGTGCCTGTGGACAGGTGGAGCTCGAGGGGCGGGGGCCGCCCATCATCCACGTCGAGTGCTTCTGCGACGACTGCCAGGAGGGAGGGCGCCGGATCGAGGCCCTTCCGAACGCGCCGTCGCCTCGCGGCCCCCTGGGCGGCACGGATTTCCTCCTCTACCGGAAGGATCGCCTCCGCGTCTCCCGAGGTGAGTCGCTCCTGTCGGGCTTCAAGCTCAAGGACGCTTCAGAGACAAGGCGGCTCGTCGCGACGTGCTGCAACTCGGGGATGTTCATGGACATGGGCCCGGGGCCGCACTGGTACTCGGTCTATGGGAACCGGTTCACCGGTGAGCTGCCCCCGTTGGAGCTGCGCACCTGCACCCGGTTCAAGCCCGCGGGCGTGGAACTCCCCAAGGATGTTCCGAACCATCCGAGCTTCCTGTCGGTCAGGTTCATGACGAAGCTCTTCCTCGCGTGGATCCCCATGCTGCTGAAGCGCTGA